A single window of Sporosarcina sp. FSL W7-1349 DNA harbors:
- a CDS encoding fatty acid--CoA ligase family protein has translation MNLVSRVQETAMTQPGKTAYHFMGKDTSYAEFDQSVSMFASALQDLGVGRGDHVAFLLGNTPHFLISLYATMRIGATAIPVNPIYTPDEISYILHNSDAKAVIALDLLLPLVEQAADTFPAIAHYIICETEPDTPAKLAVLPDAAKGKVHAFSSLIAKGRPDVAPVAVEEDETAVILYTSGTTGRPKGAMLTHKNLYSNARDVGDYLGFSEDDRIIATLPVFHVFALTVVVNAPLLMGATILLVPKFSPADVFAIAMQQQATVFAGVPTMYNFLYQYPQGDPADFGSIRLAISGGSSLPVALLHNFEEKFDVRISEGYGLSEASPVTCFNPLDRDRVPGSIGTSIINVENKVVDELGSEVADGVVGELIVRGPNVMKGYYKMPEDTEATIRNGWLYTGDLARRDEDGYFYIVDRKKDLVIVGGYNVYPREVEEVLFAHPDIVEAAVIGVPDPDFGEAVHAFAVLKEGKTVDAEQLNAYCADRLAKYKIPKHFEFLDELPKNTTGKILRRSLKEHVVK, from the coding sequence ATGAATTTAGTTTCACGGGTACAGGAGACGGCGATGACACAACCTGGGAAGACGGCGTACCATTTCATGGGGAAGGATACATCGTATGCCGAGTTTGATCAATCTGTCTCCATGTTTGCTTCGGCGCTGCAGGATTTGGGTGTCGGGAGAGGGGACCATGTTGCATTTCTTCTTGGGAATACGCCGCATTTTTTGATTTCGCTTTATGCGACGATGCGAATCGGAGCTACGGCCATTCCGGTGAATCCGATTTATACACCGGATGAAATTTCCTACATTTTACATAACAGTGACGCCAAGGCAGTCATCGCGCTCGATCTGTTATTGCCGCTCGTTGAACAAGCGGCGGACACTTTTCCAGCGATTGCCCACTACATCATTTGTGAAACCGAACCGGACACTCCAGCAAAATTGGCTGTTTTGCCAGATGCAGCGAAGGGAAAAGTTCATGCTTTTTCAAGTTTGATTGCCAAAGGCCGGCCCGATGTCGCCCCAGTTGCCGTTGAGGAAGATGAAACCGCTGTCATCTTGTATACGTCCGGCACGACCGGGCGTCCGAAAGGCGCGATGCTGACGCATAAGAATTTATATTCCAATGCGCGGGATGTCGGTGATTATCTCGGATTCTCTGAAGATGACCGGATCATCGCGACGCTTCCGGTGTTCCACGTGTTCGCGCTGACAGTTGTCGTCAATGCACCGCTTTTGATGGGGGCCACCATTCTCCTCGTTCCGAAATTTTCGCCGGCCGATGTGTTCGCCATCGCGATGCAACAGCAGGCGACCGTCTTCGCCGGGGTACCGACGATGTACAATTTCCTGTATCAATATCCACAAGGCGATCCGGCTGATTTCGGGAGCATCCGTCTGGCAATCTCGGGGGGCTCTTCATTGCCGGTCGCGCTCCTGCATAATTTCGAGGAGAAATTCGACGTCCGGATTTCAGAAGGGTATGGTCTGTCCGAGGCATCGCCGGTTACCTGCTTCAATCCGCTCGACCGCGATCGCGTGCCCGGTTCCATCGGCACATCGATCATCAATGTTGAAAATAAAGTCGTGGACGAATTGGGGAGTGAAGTAGCAGATGGTGTCGTCGGTGAATTGATCGTCCGCGGACCGAATGTCATGAAAGGGTATTATAAAATGCCGGAAGATACGGAAGCGACAATTCGCAACGGCTGGCTTTATACGGGGGATTTGGCAAGGCGTGACGAGGACGGCTATTTCTATATCGTCGACCGGAAGAAGGATCTCGTCATCGTCGGAGGCTACAATGTCTACCCGCGCGAGGTCGAAGAAGTGCTCTTCGCCCATCCGGACATCGTGGAAGCGGCGGTCATCGGCGTGCCCGACCCGGATTTCGGCGAAGCGGTTCACGCGTTCGCAGTGCTGAAGGAAGGCAAAACCGTCGACGCCGAGCAGTTGAACGCCTACTGCGCGGACCGTTTAGCCAAATACAAAATTCCGAAACACTTCGAGTTCTTGGATGAACTGCCGAAGAACACGACCGGCAAGATTTTAAGACGTTCGTTGAAAGAGCATGTGGTGAAATAA
- a CDS encoding ABC transporter permease, translating into MIFRQFAYRNVVRNSRIYAAFFMASVFSVMVFFLYSMLLFHPSIENRFVQEIAKSGMITAQIILYIFTLFFLFYSMRAFLQARTKEFGILLHLGMAKKQLHRLIFIETMIIGTGSILAGTFLGYMFSKFFFMIVKNIVMLPALPLYLSWKPFALTVGVFLSLFVIISWVAPIFIRTGQVADLLQHETGEADGYSPARAYIGILLLVLSYTMAALTSHSIVIGLLFLLPPLATIGTYLFFTDSLPMVLHKIRRRKRLYWHHFWLLSISEGVVRLRENARMFFIVSIVSTIAFMSVGILASLTSFASQYREMHPLGLVYKSEIGNELEGEHMKRLVRELHEEEIEYSLVKFDVLEQKSSFTNNSVRILKQSDIDLLAGSFDYEAMDLEKGEALFLPPSISSYEQLADRRVQTVLEESGVRVEIAGAYPHHLFSAYSMGMNAIILNDVDYNIVADSGPAKELKAFTYYAFNVPEWQETKNVGLLIEARATDSFLSGTSDQLLYSFENPGLNYSVIRTTFSLLLFIGLLLAAVFFLAAGSFIYFRLYTSLDRDRKQFDVLRRMGITDREVKKVVNRQLIPQFFFPWGVAFAHSSFAFLSLQVIWDALAEISIVKELTIVLAGFAVMQVLYFYLIRWRYLVHIKAAG; encoded by the coding sequence ATGATCTTTCGTCAGTTCGCTTACCGTAACGTCGTCCGGAACAGCCGGATCTACGCAGCATTTTTTATGGCGAGCGTCTTTTCGGTCATGGTCTTTTTCCTCTATTCGATGTTGCTGTTCCACCCGTCCATCGAAAACCGGTTTGTTCAGGAGATTGCCAAATCGGGGATGATCACCGCTCAAATCATCCTCTATATTTTCACGTTGTTTTTCTTGTTTTATTCGATGCGGGCCTTTTTGCAGGCGCGTACGAAGGAATTCGGCATTTTGCTCCATTTGGGAATGGCGAAAAAGCAATTGCACCGTCTCATTTTCATCGAAACGATGATCATCGGGACAGGATCTATCTTGGCGGGGACGTTCCTAGGCTATATGTTTTCCAAGTTCTTCTTCATGATTGTGAAAAACATTGTCATGCTGCCAGCGTTGCCTCTGTACCTTTCGTGGAAGCCGTTTGCATTGACGGTCGGGGTTTTCCTAAGTTTGTTCGTAATCATTTCGTGGGTTGCGCCGATTTTCATTCGGACCGGACAAGTGGCAGATCTTCTCCAACATGAAACAGGGGAAGCGGATGGTTACAGCCCCGCTCGGGCATACATCGGTATTTTGCTGCTGGTGTTGTCCTATACGATGGCTGCATTGACATCGCATTCGATCGTCATCGGGCTCCTTTTTTTATTGCCGCCGCTAGCAACGATCGGGACGTATTTGTTTTTCACCGATTCCTTGCCGATGGTGCTCCATAAAATCCGAAGACGGAAGCGTCTCTATTGGCATCATTTCTGGTTGCTCTCCATTTCGGAAGGCGTCGTACGGCTACGGGAAAATGCCCGGATGTTTTTTATTGTCTCTATCGTGTCGACCATCGCATTCATGTCGGTCGGGATTTTGGCCTCCCTCACTTCATTCGCCTCGCAGTACCGGGAAATGCACCCGCTCGGCTTGGTTTATAAGAGTGAAATCGGGAATGAACTCGAAGGTGAGCATATGAAGCGGCTCGTCAGGGAGTTGCACGAGGAGGAGATCGAGTATTCGCTCGTCAAATTCGATGTGCTGGAGCAGAAGTCTTCCTTCACCAATAACTCGGTTAGAATTCTAAAACAATCGGATATCGATTTGCTTGCCGGATCATTCGACTATGAAGCGATGGACTTGGAAAAAGGAGAGGCGCTCTTTTTGCCGCCGTCGATCTCTTCATACGAGCAGTTGGCAGATCGGCGGGTCCAGACGGTTTTGGAAGAGAGCGGGGTCCGGGTGGAAATCGCAGGAGCCTATCCGCATCATTTGTTTTCCGCATATTCGATGGGTATGAATGCCATCATTTTGAACGATGTGGATTATAATATCGTGGCGGATAGTGGGCCGGCAAAGGAATTGAAGGCGTTTACCTATTATGCGTTCAATGTGCCGGAATGGCAGGAGACGAAAAACGTCGGGCTGCTCATCGAGGCGAGGGCGACGGACTCTTTCCTATCCGGGACGAGCGACCAATTGTTGTATTCCTTTGAAAATCCGGGTTTGAATTACTCGGTCATCCGGACGACCTTCTCGTTATTGCTGTTCATCGGGCTGCTGCTCGCAGCGGTATTTTTCCTGGCAGCTGGGAGTTTCATCTATTTCCGGCTCTATACATCGCTCGATCGCGACCGGAAACAGTTCGACGTCCTCCGCCGAATGGGCATCACCGACCGGGAAGTGAAGAAAGTCGTCAACCGGCAGCTCATCCCACAATTCTTCTTCCCGTGGGGCGTGGCATTCGCCCACAGCTCCTTCGCGTTCCTGTCCTTGCAAGTGATCTGGGACGCCCTTGCCGAAATCTCGATCGTCAAGGAACTCACCATCGTCCTCGCCGGCTTCGCCGTTATGCAAGTGCTCTATTTCTACCTGATCCGCTGGCGCTATTTGGTTCATATTAAAGCGGCGGGTTGA
- a CDS encoding ABC transporter ATP-binding protein → MERRPIVDLTEVTKIYESKVMHRALNRLDFEVEEGEFVAVMGPSGSGKTTLLNLISTIDVPTYGRVVIDGIEPETLGSNELALFRRRNLGFVFQDINLLHMLTVEENLVLPLTLDGLSLQEMEGRVEELAKRLDLTAILNRRPDELSGGQAQRTAIGRALIHKPKIILADEPTGNLDSKSAKDVLELLGGINESEKTTVIMVTHDPIAASYCDRVLFIKDGEFFNEIYKDERRRTFFQRILNVLSLLGGDVHDLSSVRLP, encoded by the coding sequence ATGGAGCGAAGACCAATCGTCGACTTGACGGAAGTGACGAAGATCTATGAAAGCAAAGTGATGCACCGGGCGTTGAACCGCTTGGACTTTGAAGTGGAAGAAGGGGAGTTCGTCGCCGTGATGGGTCCTTCGGGGAGCGGCAAGACGACGCTGCTGAACCTCATTTCGACAATCGACGTGCCAACATACGGCCGGGTAGTGATCGACGGCATCGAGCCAGAAACGTTAGGGTCGAATGAACTCGCCCTGTTCAGGCGACGCAATCTCGGGTTCGTTTTCCAGGATATCAACCTGCTCCATATGCTGACGGTGGAAGAGAACCTCGTGCTGCCGCTCACATTGGACGGCTTGTCGCTGCAAGAGATGGAAGGTCGGGTCGAGGAGTTAGCGAAACGCCTGGATCTGACAGCCATTCTGAATCGGCGCCCGGATGAATTATCGGGGGGACAGGCACAACGGACGGCGATTGGTCGGGCGTTGATCCATAAGCCGAAAATCATTTTGGCGGATGAACCGACAGGTAATCTGGATTCAAAATCGGCAAAGGATGTTCTCGAACTGTTGGGAGGCATCAACGAGTCTGAAAAAACGACGGTCATCATGGTGACACATGATCCCATTGCCGCAAGTTATTGCGACCGTGTATTGTTCATCAAAGACGGCGAATTTTTCAATGAAATCTATAAAGATGAGCGGAGACGGACGTTTTTCCAACGCATTTTAAATGTGCTGTCTCTTCTCGGGGGGGATGTCCATGATCTTTCGTCAGTTCGCTTACCGTAA
- a CDS encoding sensor histidine kinase, with protein MKKITLFLRDHVSFLIFQMVLVLFILLLYWLDGFRNYNTAIYSISISILLTASYLAGKLIMRRSFYAAITRKPVKMEDALIRHVQTPEHRQTTEFTRQLYKLYQAEVQALYASQHRQLHFMNQWVHQMKTPISVIGLLLQEEGELDRASINEEVDKIRRGLESVLVNARLETFEEDMRIEQVPLLNLVQELVTEHKRLFIANGVFPVILIGSDFVVATDAKWMKIVIGQFITNAVKYTFDKGKRVFLTAEKVEAGVKLSIRDEGVGIPASDLKRVTKAFFTGENGRLTGESTGMGLYIASEVCERLGHLLTMESELGIGTTVSIVFENGGGGAVDGAKTNRRLDGSDEDL; from the coding sequence ATGAAAAAGATCACTCTTTTCTTGCGGGACCATGTATCATTCCTCATTTTTCAAATGGTCCTCGTCCTGTTCATCTTGCTGCTGTATTGGCTTGACGGATTTCGGAACTATAACACAGCCATTTACTCCATCAGCATCAGCATCTTGCTGACGGCGAGCTATTTGGCCGGCAAGCTGATCATGCGGCGGTCGTTCTATGCGGCGATTACGCGTAAGCCGGTGAAGATGGAGGATGCGCTGATCCGGCATGTCCAGACGCCGGAACATCGGCAGACAACGGAATTCACCCGTCAATTGTACAAGCTGTATCAGGCGGAGGTCCAGGCGCTGTACGCGTCGCAGCACCGACAGCTGCATTTTATGAACCAGTGGGTGCATCAGATGAAGACACCGATCTCCGTCATCGGCCTGTTGTTACAGGAAGAAGGCGAACTGGATCGGGCCAGCATCAACGAGGAAGTGGATAAAATTCGTCGGGGCCTGGAGTCGGTGCTCGTCAATGCACGCTTGGAGACGTTTGAAGAAGATATGCGGATCGAGCAGGTCCCTCTGTTGAACCTCGTTCAAGAACTCGTTACGGAACATAAACGGCTGTTCATTGCCAACGGGGTGTTTCCAGTCATTTTAATCGGTTCGGATTTTGTCGTGGCGACCGACGCGAAATGGATGAAAATTGTCATTGGGCAGTTCATCACGAATGCGGTCAAATATACGTTTGATAAAGGGAAACGAGTCTTCCTGACGGCAGAAAAAGTGGAAGCGGGCGTGAAACTTTCCATCCGGGATGAAGGGGTCGGGATTCCGGCATCCGATCTAAAACGGGTGACGAAAGCTTTTTTCACTGGAGAAAACGGCCGGTTAACCGGAGAATCAACAGGAATGGGCCTCTATATCGCGTCGGAAGTATGTGAGCGGTTGGGACATCTGTTGACGATGGAGTCGGAACTTGGAATTGGAACGACGGTGTCGATTGTGTTCGAAAACGGAGGAGGTGGAGCGGTTGATGGAGCGAAGACCAATCGTCGACTTGACGGAAGTGACGAAGATCTATGA
- a CDS encoding response regulator transcription factor has protein sequence MENQRIFIVEDDRKIAQLLADTLRKYQYDVAVIEDFDRVTEECLAFDPHLILLDINLPSYDGYYWCRQLRQHTTCPILFISARSGDMDQVFALENGGDDFITKPFHYEIVLAKIRSHLRRSFGEYAPNQSERTVKLGLLTLYIERMELHLRDQVVPLQKKECIVLNLLLEASPKVVSRETLLEELWDDQTFVDENTLNVNMTRVRKKLADYGIRSSIETVRGAGYRFLLAPEEA, from the coding sequence ATGGAGAATCAGCGGATTTTCATTGTGGAAGATGATCGAAAAATTGCGCAGTTGTTGGCGGATACGTTGCGGAAATATCAATATGACGTTGCGGTGATCGAGGATTTCGACCGGGTGACGGAGGAGTGCTTGGCATTTGATCCGCATTTGATTTTGTTGGATATCAATTTGCCGTCGTACGACGGGTATTATTGGTGCCGTCAGTTGCGCCAGCATACGACGTGTCCGATCCTGTTCATTTCCGCGCGGTCGGGAGATATGGATCAGGTATTTGCATTGGAGAATGGCGGCGATGACTTCATTACGAAACCTTTCCATTACGAAATCGTCCTTGCCAAGATAAGAAGCCATTTGCGCCGTTCGTTCGGGGAATACGCGCCGAATCAAAGCGAACGGACTGTGAAACTGGGCTTGTTGACTTTATATATCGAGCGGATGGAATTGCATCTCCGCGACCAAGTCGTGCCGCTTCAAAAGAAGGAGTGCATCGTGCTGAACTTGCTGTTGGAGGCGTCGCCGAAAGTGGTGTCCCGCGAAACGTTGCTGGAGGAACTTTGGGACGACCAGACCTTTGTCGATGAAAACACATTGAATGTCAATATGACGCGGGTGCGGAAAAAACTGGCCGATTACGGCATCCGCTCCTCGATCGAAACGGTGCGGGGCGCGGGCTATCGGTTCCTGCTCGCGCCGGAGGAAGCATGA
- a CDS encoding lipoate--protein ligase, which yields MYFVDNKGITDPRINLAIEEYVLKTMDVEKDAFLLFYINEPSIIIGRNQNTVEEIDTEYVDANGIHVVRRLSGGGAVYHDLGNLNFSFITKDDGDSFRNFKKFTEPVVKALAELGVEAKLEGRNDILIDGRKISGNAQFATNGRMFSHGTLLFDTEMDRVVKALRVRKDKIESKGIKSIRSRVANISEFLPEPMTIEQFRLEVLKSIFDGEKNIQYAELTEEDWANIRELSAERYANWDWNYGKSPKFNMQHSHRFPVGSLDIRLQVNKGLIEDAHIYGDFFGVGEVAVIEDSLKGVQYDRKAISEALNHVDIPMYLGGITKEEFLQLIY from the coding sequence TTGTATTTCGTTGATAATAAAGGAATTACCGATCCGCGCATCAACCTGGCGATCGAAGAATATGTGTTGAAAACGATGGACGTCGAGAAGGATGCGTTCCTGCTGTTCTATATTAATGAACCGTCGATCATCATCGGGAGAAACCAGAACACTGTGGAAGAGATCGACACAGAATATGTAGATGCGAACGGAATCCATGTCGTGCGCCGTCTGTCCGGCGGGGGAGCAGTGTATCATGACCTTGGCAATTTGAATTTCAGTTTCATCACAAAAGATGACGGGGATTCATTCCGGAATTTCAAGAAGTTCACGGAGCCTGTCGTCAAAGCGTTGGCTGAGTTGGGCGTGGAGGCGAAGTTGGAAGGACGCAATGATATTTTAATTGACGGCCGGAAGATTTCAGGAAATGCCCAATTTGCAACGAACGGAAGAATGTTCAGCCACGGAACATTGTTGTTTGATACAGAAATGGATCGTGTTGTTAAAGCGCTACGGGTGCGAAAGGATAAAATCGAATCGAAGGGCATCAAGTCGATCCGCAGCCGGGTTGCGAACATTTCCGAATTCTTGCCGGAGCCAATGACGATTGAGCAGTTCCGGCTGGAAGTCCTGAAGTCGATTTTCGACGGAGAGAAAAACATCCAATATGCGGAATTGACCGAAGAGGATTGGGCGAACATCCGCGAACTTTCCGCGGAACGCTATGCGAATTGGGATTGGAACTATGGCAAGTCGCCGAAGTTCAATATGCAGCACTCCCATCGATTCCCGGTCGGCAGCCTGGATATCCGCCTGCAAGTGAATAAAGGTCTGATCGAAGATGCTCATATTTACGGAGACTTTTTCGGCGTCGGCGAAGTCGCGGTGATCGAGGATAGTCTGAAGGGCGTCCAATACGACCGCAAAGCGATTAGCGAAGCGCTGAATCATGTCGATATCCCGATGTATTTGGGTGGCATTACGAAGGAAGAGTTTTTGCAATTGATTTATTGA
- the yhfH gene encoding protein YhfH: MLENVIEFFKNLPAKVCTSCGEEIEEQHECYGNQCDSCNIL; the protein is encoded by the coding sequence ATGCTTGAAAACGTCATCGAATTTTTCAAGAACCTACCCGCAAAAGTCTGCACATCTTGTGGTGAGGAAATCGAGGAACAACATGAGTGCTACGGAAATCAATGCGATTCTTGCAACATTCTCTAA
- the yhfH gene encoding protein YhfH produces the protein MITNIIEFFKNLPTKICVSCGEEIEEQHECYGNKCDACNIL, from the coding sequence ATGATCACAAATATCATCGAATTCTTTAAAAACCTGCCAACGAAAATCTGCGTATCATGCGGAGAAGAAATCGAAGAGCAGCACGAGTGCTACGGCAACAAATGCGACGCTTGCAATATCCTATAA
- a CDS encoding glycerophosphodiester phosphodiesterase, with protein sequence MRNRVFNRMILLILLLGGCGLHKVSGPMPDDEFLVIAHRGASAYLPENTLEAFSLAEKLDAPYIELDIHLTKDGEMVVMHDDDVSETTEANGEIAGFTLAELKQLSADARHDKIAVSGPEDAFAVPTLKEVFDQFGDQMNYVVELKDPGQYPGIEEKLVALLKQYELIGFDESGHPKAVVHSFSEKGLKRVHELEPAIPLLQLISFDEDEEAKLSDKEVKDLRKYAAGVGISYEALSPSFVNEMHRQDLAVYAYTVNDEEAALKMKSMGVNGIHTDHPDLLKNSGK encoded by the coding sequence ATGAGAAATAGAGTTTTTAATCGAATGATTCTACTAATCCTCCTTCTCGGAGGCTGCGGTCTGCACAAGGTGTCCGGCCCGATGCCCGATGATGAATTTCTTGTTATTGCACATCGGGGAGCGTCTGCGTATTTGCCGGAAAACACATTGGAGGCTTTTTCCTTAGCGGAGAAGCTGGACGCGCCTTATATTGAGTTGGATATCCATCTAACGAAAGATGGGGAAATGGTCGTCATGCACGATGACGACGTGTCGGAAACGACGGAGGCGAACGGGGAGATTGCCGGTTTCACTTTGGCAGAATTGAAACAGTTATCGGCGGATGCGCGGCATGACAAAATCGCGGTAAGCGGTCCGGAAGATGCGTTCGCGGTGCCGACATTGAAGGAAGTGTTCGACCAATTTGGCGATCAGATGAATTATGTCGTGGAGCTCAAAGATCCGGGACAGTACCCGGGAATCGAGGAGAAGCTCGTGGCTTTATTGAAACAGTACGAACTGATCGGGTTTGATGAGTCGGGACATCCGAAGGCGGTTGTCCATTCGTTCAGCGAAAAGGGGCTGAAGCGGGTGCATGAACTGGAACCCGCAATCCCGTTGTTGCAGTTGATTTCCTTTGACGAGGACGAAGAGGCGAAGCTGTCCGACAAAGAGGTGAAGGACTTGCGCAAGTACGCAGCGGGCGTCGGAATCAGCTATGAAGCGTTGTCCCCTTCGTTTGTCAATGAAATGCACAGGCAGGACCTCGCTGTGTATGCCTATACCGTCAATGATGAGGAAGCCGCGTTGAAGATGAAGTCGATGGGAGTCAATGGCATCCATACCGATCATCCGGATTTATTAAAGAATAGTGGAAAATGA
- the hemY gene encoding protoporphyrinogen oxidase — MGGQNKKVVIVGGGITGLSAAFYMQKEAREKGLALDVILIEASNRLGGKIQTIRRDGFVIERGPDSFLIRKKSVDVLAKDLGIEGELVRNATGQAYVLVHNKLHPIPGGSVMGIPTEIGPFLKTGLFTWSGKMRAAGDFLLPRSGVEGDQSLGQFFRRRFGGEVVDNLIEPLLSGVYAGNIDTMSLESTFPQFYQVEKKHRSLILGMKKTTPKQLPQKNSHSNKREGAFHTFRNGLETLVEAAEAQLDPNSVLKGVQVEGIESRDGKTVLQLNGGREIEADSVILTTGHEMAGRLFAPYGILQNLRNIPTTSVATIALAFPEESIVQDKEGTGFLVSRSSDYSITACTWVHRKWPTTTPKGKVLLRAFVGRAGDEAIVDLPDAEIEKIVLADLSKIINIQGEPDFSVVTRWKEDRPQYRVGHKQLIEASRAELHALFPQVKLAGASYDGVGLPDCIDQGRAAVEEVLQELFE; from the coding sequence ATGGGCGGACAAAACAAGAAAGTCGTCATTGTCGGCGGGGGGATCACCGGGCTCTCCGCGGCGTTCTATATGCAGAAAGAGGCGCGTGAAAAAGGGCTTGCGCTTGATGTGATCCTCATTGAAGCGTCCAATCGGCTAGGCGGCAAGATCCAGACGATACGGCGTGACGGTTTTGTCATCGAACGCGGGCCGGATTCATTCCTCATCCGGAAAAAAAGCGTGGATGTCCTGGCGAAGGACCTCGGGATCGAAGGGGAACTCGTCCGGAACGCAACGGGGCAGGCCTATGTCCTCGTCCATAACAAATTACATCCGATTCCGGGCGGGTCGGTCATGGGGATCCCGACCGAAATCGGCCCGTTCTTGAAGACGGGGCTATTCACTTGGTCCGGCAAGATGCGGGCGGCGGGAGACTTTCTACTTCCCCGATCGGGCGTGGAAGGCGATCAGTCCCTCGGCCAATTCTTCCGCCGGCGGTTTGGCGGAGAGGTTGTCGATAACCTGATCGAGCCGCTGCTGTCGGGTGTCTACGCGGGGAATATCGATACGATGAGTCTGGAATCGACCTTCCCGCAGTTTTACCAAGTGGAAAAGAAACACCGGAGTCTCATTTTAGGAATGAAGAAAACGACTCCGAAACAGCTTCCGCAGAAAAACAGCCATAGCAACAAAAGGGAAGGCGCGTTTCATACGTTCCGGAACGGTTTGGAAACATTGGTGGAAGCGGCGGAAGCGCAACTGGACCCGAATTCCGTCCTGAAAGGCGTCCAAGTCGAGGGAATCGAGTCGAGGGACGGGAAAACCGTGCTCCAACTAAATGGTGGAAGGGAAATTGAAGCCGATTCTGTCATCCTGACGACAGGACACGAGATGGCGGGTCGTTTATTCGCCCCGTATGGCATCTTGCAGAATCTGCGGAACATCCCGACCACATCAGTTGCCACAATCGCGCTCGCATTCCCGGAAGAGAGCATCGTTCAGGATAAAGAGGGGACGGGATTCCTCGTGTCCCGGAGCAGCGATTACTCCATCACGGCGTGCACGTGGGTGCATCGCAAGTGGCCGACAACGACGCCGAAAGGGAAAGTGCTGCTACGGGCCTTCGTCGGACGTGCTGGGGACGAAGCAATCGTCGACTTGCCCGATGCTGAGATCGAAAAAATCGTCCTCGCTGATCTCTCGAAGATCATTAACATCCAAGGGGAGCCGGATTTCTCGGTCGTTACGCGTTGGAAGGAGGACCGACCGCAATACCGGGTCGGCCATAAGCAACTGATCGAAGCTTCCCGCGCGGAATTGCATGCCCTCTTCCCGCAAGTGAAACTCGCCGGCGCCTCATACGACGGAGTCGGCTTGCCTGACTGCATCGACCAAGGACGAGCAGCGGTCGAAGAAGTGCTACAAGAGTTGTTTGAATGA
- the hemH gene encoding ferrochelatase — translation MTKKTMGLLVMAYGTPYKEEDIEPYYTHIRRGRPPAPEQLEDLRNRYAAIGGISPLAKITENQANALADRLNEVQDDIEFKVYVGLKHITPFIEDAVEKMKEDGIQEAVSIVLAPHFSTFSVKSYNGRAQEEAEKYGIRITSVESWYKQPKFIQYWGDQVRTTFEKMSDTERGSACLIVSAHSLPEKILAAGDPYADQLKETADLIAAAAGVENYEVGWQSEGQTPEPWLGPDVQDLTRQLHEDKGYQAFVYTPVGFVSDHLEVLYDNDYECKVVCDDIGAAYFRPAMPNTDPLFIEAMADAVFEKLNEA, via the coding sequence ATGACGAAAAAGACGATGGGCCTTTTGGTGATGGCTTATGGCACGCCCTATAAGGAAGAGGACATTGAACCGTATTACACGCATATTCGACGGGGACGTCCACCGGCACCCGAACAACTAGAGGATCTTCGGAACCGCTATGCGGCGATCGGCGGGATTTCACCGCTTGCCAAAATCACCGAGAACCAGGCGAACGCATTGGCTGATCGGTTGAATGAAGTGCAGGATGACATTGAATTCAAAGTGTATGTCGGCTTGAAGCATATTACGCCGTTCATTGAGGATGCGGTTGAGAAGATGAAGGAAGACGGTATCCAGGAGGCGGTTTCCATCGTCTTGGCGCCTCATTTTTCCACGTTCTCTGTAAAGTCGTACAATGGACGGGCGCAAGAGGAAGCCGAGAAGTATGGGATCCGGATTACGTCTGTTGAGAGCTGGTACAAGCAGCCGAAGTTCATTCAATATTGGGGCGATCAAGTGCGCACGACGTTTGAGAAGATGAGCGACACAGAGCGAGGATCCGCTTGTCTGATTGTTTCGGCGCACTCTTTGCCGGAGAAGATTCTCGCGGCGGGCGATCCGTATGCCGATCAATTGAAAGAAACGGCTGATTTGATTGCCGCGGCAGCGGGTGTGGAGAATTATGAAGTCGGTTGGCAAAGTGAAGGGCAGACGCCTGAGCCCTGGCTCGGACCGGATGTCCAGGATTTGACACGTCAGCTGCATGAAGACAAAGGATATCAAGCATTCGTTTATACACCAGTTGGATTCGTGTCCGACCATTTAGAAGTGCTATATGATAACGATTATGAGTGCAAGGTTGTATGTGATGACATCGGGGCGGCGTATTTCCGCCCGGCTATGCCGAATACCGATCCGCTTTTCATCGAAGCGATGGCGGATGCGGTTTTTGAGAAACTGAACGAAGCGTAA